One window of Triticum dicoccoides isolate Atlit2015 ecotype Zavitan chromosome 5A, WEW_v2.0, whole genome shotgun sequence genomic DNA carries:
- the LOC119300918 gene encoding protein SCARECROW 2-like, which translates to MGSSSLLLFPSSSSSAPRSSYSHATASSHCHLLPCPPDFLLHLHLLDHREQEPAAAAMVRKRPATDMDLPPPRRHVTGDLSDMTAGPPVLSSATAQLPALPSQLLPPFQLQQQQQQQPVDHMDVAAAPAQAGEAANTTAFVDGIIRDIIGSSGAGVSVAQLIHNVREIIHPCNPGLASLLELRLRSLLASDPAPPQQHQHQPALLPNAPMPMVALPPPPPDKRRREEEREPNNPPQSPKPPSAEEAAAAAAAAAAAASAAVKERKEGQRRKQRDEEGLHLLTLLLQCAESVNADNLDEAQTALLEIAELATPFGTSTQRVAAYFAEAVSARLVSSCLGLYAPLPHASPAASRLVNGRVAAAFQVFNGISPLVKFSHFTANQAIQEAFEREERVHIIDLDIMQGLQWPGLFHILASRPGGPPRVRLTGLGASMDALEATGKRLSDFADTLGLPFEFCPVADKAGNLDPEKLGVTRREAVAVHWLHHSLYDVTGSDSNTLCLIKRLAPKVVTMVEQDLRHTGSFLARFVEAIHYYSALFDSLDASYGEDSPERHVVEQQLLSREIRNVLAVGGPSRTGDVKFGCWRDSLARSGFGAASLAGSAAAQAALLLGMFPSDGYTLVEENGALKLGWKDLTLLTASAWRPMHARA; encoded by the exons AtgggctcctcctccctcctcctcttcccctcgtcctcctcctccgccccCCGCTCCTCTTATTCCCATGCCACCGCCTCCTCCCACTGCCACCTGCTCCCCTGCCCTCCCGActtcctcctccacctccacctcctagaCCACCGAGAGCAagaacccgccgccgccgccatggtccgCAAGCGCCCGGCGACCGACATGGACCTGCCCCCGCCGCGGCGCCACGTCACGGGGGACCTCTCGGACATGACCGCCGGACCGCCCGTGCTGTCGTCGGCCACCGCGCAGCTGCCCGCGCTGCCCTCCCAGCTGCTTCCGCCCTTccagctccagcagcagcagcagcagcagcccgtGGATCATATGGACGTCGCcgccgcgccggcgcaggcgggcgagGCGGCCAACACCACGGCGTTCGTGGACGGCATCATCCGGGACATCATCGGGAGCAGCGGCGCCGGGGTGTCCGTCGCGCAGCTCATCCACAACGTCCGCGAGATCATCCACCCCTGCAACCCCGGTCTGGCCTCGCTCCTCGAGCTCCGCCTCCGGTCCCTCCTCGCATCCGACCCCGCCCCGCCGCAGCAGCATCAGCATCAGCCCGCTCTCCTCCCTAACGCCCCAATGCCCATGGTGGCGCTCCCTCCCCCGCCTCCGGACAAGCGGCGCCGCGAGGAGGAGCGGGAGCCCAACAACCCGCCGCAGTCGCCCAAGCCTCCGTCCGCAGAGGAAGCCGCCGCggccgcagcggcggcggcggctgccgcctCCGCGGCGGTGAAGGAGCGGAAGGAGGGGCAGCGGCGGAAGCAGCGCGACGAGGAGGGGCTCCACTTGCTGACGCTGCTCCTGCAGTGCGCGGAGTCGGTGAACGCCGACAACCTGGACGAGGCCCAGACGGCGCTGCTGGAGATCGCGGAGCTGGCCACCCCCTTCGGCACCTCCACGCAGCGCGTGGCCGCCTACTTCGCGGAGGCCGTGTCGGCCCGCCTGGTCAGCTCCTGCCTGGGCCTCTACGCGCCGCTGCCCCACGCGTCCCCGGCGGCGTCCCGGCTGGTGAACGGCCGCGTGGCCGCGGCGTTCCAGGTGTTCAACGGCAtcagccccctggtgaagttctcccACTTCACGGCGAACCAGGCGATCCAGGAGGCGTTCGAGCGGGAGGAGCGCGTGCACATCATCGACCTGGACATCATGCAGGGGCTCCAGTGGCCGGGGCTGTTCCACATCCTGGCGTCCCGGCCCGGCGGCCCGCCGAGGGTGAGGCTGACCGGGCTGGGCGCCTCCATGGACGCCCTGGAGGCCACCGGGAAGCGGCTGTCGGATTTCGCCGACACGCTGGGCCTGCCCTTCGAGTTCTGCCCCGTGGCGGACAAGGCCGGGAATCTTGACCCGGAGAAGCTGGGCGTCACGCGGCGCGAGGCCGTCGCCGTCCACTGGCTGCACCATTCCCTCTACGACGTCACCGGCTCCGACTCCAACACGCTGTGTCTCATCAAGAG gttggcgcccaaggtggtgacgaTGGTGGAGCAGGACCTGCGGCACACGGGGTCGTTCCTGGCGCGGTTCGTGGAGGCGATCCACTACTACTCGGCGCTGTTCGACTCGCTGGACGCCAGCTACGGCGAGGACAGCCCGGAGCGGCACGTCGTGGAGCAGCAGCTGCTGTCGCGGGAGATCCGCAACGTGCTGGCCGTGGGCGGGCCGTCGCGCACCGGCGACGTCAAGTTCGGCTGCTGGCGCGACAGCCTCGCCCGCTCCGGCTTcggcgccgcctcgctcgccggcaGCGCCgccgcgcaggccgcgctgctcctCGGCATGTTCCCCTCCGACGGCTACACGCTCGTCGAGGAGAACGGCGCCCTCAAGCTCGGCTGGAAGGACCTCACCCTGCTCACCGCCTCCGCATGGCGCCCCATGCACGCTAGAGCTTAA